In Jaculus jaculus isolate mJacJac1 chromosome 4, mJacJac1.mat.Y.cur, whole genome shotgun sequence, a single genomic region encodes these proteins:
- the Eif4e2 gene encoding eukaryotic translation initiation factor 4E type 2 isoform X3, which translates to MNNKFDALKDDDSGDHDQNEENSTQKDGEKEKMERDKSQSSGKRKAVVPGPAEHPLQYNYTFWYSRRTPGRPTSSQSYEQNIKQIGTFASVEQFWRFYSHMVRPGDLTGHSDFHLFKEGIKPMWEDDANKNGGKWIIRLRKGLASRCWENLILAMLGEQFMVGEEICGAVVSVRFQEDIISIWNKTASDQATTARIRDTLRRVLNLPPNTIMEYKTHTDSIKAWEEFHGLVNSSGR; encoded by the exons CTTGAAAGATGATGACAGTGGGGACCATGATCagaatgaagaaaacagcacacaGAAAGatggtgagaaggaaaaaatggaACGAGACAAGAGTCagagcagtggcaagagaaag GCTGTTGTCCCTGGACCAGCAGAGCACCCTCTGCAGTACAACTATACTTTCTGGTACTCTCGGAGGACTCCCGGCCGTCCCACCAGCTCACAGAGCTATGAGCAAAACATTAAGCAGATTGGCACTTTTGCCTCT GTGGAGCAGTTCTGGAGGTTTTATAGCCACATGGTACGTCCCGGGGACCTGACAGGCCACAGTGACTTTCATCTCTTCAAAGAAGGGATTAAACCTATGTGGGAG GATGATGCAAATAAAAATGGTGGCAAGTGGATCATTCGGTTGCGAAAGGGCTTGGCTTCCCGTTGCTGGGAAAATCTCATCCTGGCCATGCTGGGGGAGCAGTTCATGGTTGGGGAGGAGATCTGTGGGGCTGTGGTCTCTGTCCGCTTCCAG GAGGACATTATTTCTATATGGAATAAGACTGCCAGCGACCAAGCAACCACAGCCCGAATCCGGGACACACTTCGGCGTGTGCTTAACCTACCTCCCAACACCATTATGGAATACAAAACTCACACCGACAGCATCAA GGCCTGGGAGGAGTTTCATGGCCTGGTGAACAGCAGCGGCCGCTGA
- the Eif4e2 gene encoding eukaryotic translation initiation factor 4E type 2 isoform X4 has protein sequence MNNKFDALKDDDSGDHDQNEENSTQKDGEKEKMERDKSQSSGKRKAVVPGPAEHPLQYNYTFWYSRRTPGRPTSSQSYEQNIKQIGTFASVEQFWRFYSHMVRPGDLTGHSDFHLFKEGIKPMWEDDANKNGGKWIIRLRKGLASRCWENLILAMLGEQFMVGEEICGAVVSVRFQEDIISIWNKTASDQATTARIRDTLRRVLNLPPNTIMEYKTHTDSIKDNSSFRNTKITL, from the exons CTTGAAAGATGATGACAGTGGGGACCATGATCagaatgaagaaaacagcacacaGAAAGatggtgagaaggaaaaaatggaACGAGACAAGAGTCagagcagtggcaagagaaag GCTGTTGTCCCTGGACCAGCAGAGCACCCTCTGCAGTACAACTATACTTTCTGGTACTCTCGGAGGACTCCCGGCCGTCCCACCAGCTCACAGAGCTATGAGCAAAACATTAAGCAGATTGGCACTTTTGCCTCT GTGGAGCAGTTCTGGAGGTTTTATAGCCACATGGTACGTCCCGGGGACCTGACAGGCCACAGTGACTTTCATCTCTTCAAAGAAGGGATTAAACCTATGTGGGAG GATGATGCAAATAAAAATGGTGGCAAGTGGATCATTCGGTTGCGAAAGGGCTTGGCTTCCCGTTGCTGGGAAAATCTCATCCTGGCCATGCTGGGGGAGCAGTTCATGGTTGGGGAGGAGATCTGTGGGGCTGTGGTCTCTGTCCGCTTCCAG GAGGACATTATTTCTATATGGAATAAGACTGCCAGCGACCAAGCAACCACAGCCCGAATCCGGGACACACTTCGGCGTGTGCTTAACCTACCTCCCAACACCATTATGGAATACAAAACTCACACCGACAGCATCAA gGACAATTCAAGCTTTCGAAATACAAAAATCACATTGTGA
- the Eif4e2 gene encoding eukaryotic translation initiation factor 4E type 2 isoform X2 → MSLKDDDSGDHDQNEENSTQKDGEKEKMERDKSQSSGKRKAVVPGPAEHPLQYNYTFWYSRRTPGRPTSSQSYEQNIKQIGTFASVEQFWRFYSHMVRPGDLTGHSDFHLFKEGIKPMWEDDANKNGGKWIIRLRKGLASRCWENLILAMLGEQFMVGEEICGAVVSVRFQEDIISIWNKTASDQATTARIRDTLRRVLNLPPNTIMEYKTHTDSIKMPGRLGPQRLLFQNLWKPRLNVP, encoded by the exons CTTGAAAGATGATGACAGTGGGGACCATGATCagaatgaagaaaacagcacacaGAAAGatggtgagaaggaaaaaatggaACGAGACAAGAGTCagagcagtggcaagagaaag GCTGTTGTCCCTGGACCAGCAGAGCACCCTCTGCAGTACAACTATACTTTCTGGTACTCTCGGAGGACTCCCGGCCGTCCCACCAGCTCACAGAGCTATGAGCAAAACATTAAGCAGATTGGCACTTTTGCCTCT GTGGAGCAGTTCTGGAGGTTTTATAGCCACATGGTACGTCCCGGGGACCTGACAGGCCACAGTGACTTTCATCTCTTCAAAGAAGGGATTAAACCTATGTGGGAG GATGATGCAAATAAAAATGGTGGCAAGTGGATCATTCGGTTGCGAAAGGGCTTGGCTTCCCGTTGCTGGGAAAATCTCATCCTGGCCATGCTGGGGGAGCAGTTCATGGTTGGGGAGGAGATCTGTGGGGCTGTGGTCTCTGTCCGCTTCCAG GAGGACATTATTTCTATATGGAATAAGACTGCCAGCGACCAAGCAACCACAGCCCGAATCCGGGACACACTTCGGCGTGTGCTTAACCTACCTCCCAACACCATTATGGAATACAAAACTCACACCGACAGCATCAA AATGCCAGGCAGGCTGGGCCCCCAAAGGCTCCTTTTTCAAAACCTCTGGAAGCCGCGGTTGAATGTGCCATGA
- the Eif4e2 gene encoding eukaryotic translation initiation factor 4E type 2 isoform X1, translated as MNNKFDALKDDDSGDHDQNEENSTQKDGEKEKMERDKSQSSGKRKAVVPGPAEHPLQYNYTFWYSRRTPGRPTSSQSYEQNIKQIGTFASVEQFWRFYSHMVRPGDLTGHSDFHLFKEGIKPMWEDDANKNGGKWIIRLRKGLASRCWENLILAMLGEQFMVGEEICGAVVSVRFQEDIISIWNKTASDQATTARIRDTLRRVLNLPPNTIMEYKTHTDSIKMPGRLGPQRLLFQNLWKPRLNVP; from the exons CTTGAAAGATGATGACAGTGGGGACCATGATCagaatgaagaaaacagcacacaGAAAGatggtgagaaggaaaaaatggaACGAGACAAGAGTCagagcagtggcaagagaaag GCTGTTGTCCCTGGACCAGCAGAGCACCCTCTGCAGTACAACTATACTTTCTGGTACTCTCGGAGGACTCCCGGCCGTCCCACCAGCTCACAGAGCTATGAGCAAAACATTAAGCAGATTGGCACTTTTGCCTCT GTGGAGCAGTTCTGGAGGTTTTATAGCCACATGGTACGTCCCGGGGACCTGACAGGCCACAGTGACTTTCATCTCTTCAAAGAAGGGATTAAACCTATGTGGGAG GATGATGCAAATAAAAATGGTGGCAAGTGGATCATTCGGTTGCGAAAGGGCTTGGCTTCCCGTTGCTGGGAAAATCTCATCCTGGCCATGCTGGGGGAGCAGTTCATGGTTGGGGAGGAGATCTGTGGGGCTGTGGTCTCTGTCCGCTTCCAG GAGGACATTATTTCTATATGGAATAAGACTGCCAGCGACCAAGCAACCACAGCCCGAATCCGGGACACACTTCGGCGTGTGCTTAACCTACCTCCCAACACCATTATGGAATACAAAACTCACACCGACAGCATCAA AATGCCAGGCAGGCTGGGCCCCCAAAGGCTCCTTTTTCAAAACCTCTGGAAGCCGCGGTTGAATGTGCCATGA